A window of Cydia pomonella isolate Wapato2018A chromosome 22, ilCydPomo1, whole genome shotgun sequence contains these coding sequences:
- the LOC133530237 gene encoding dynein light chain roadblock-type 1-like, producing MKIMQKLLKDDKDTFLVHTTALMNERNPIVDRIMDGDSVDTVIMANKEGSPILTNMNLSISTRYATSMQRLGTMVHHLIMELDPFDEPLVFRLKSSKEEVMVAPHREFSIIVVQREKANKKPAPKVKK from the exons ATGAAGATCATGCAAAAGTTATTGAAGGATGACAAAGACACATTTTTAGTTCATAcg ACTGCCCTCATGAACGAAAGGAATCCGATCGTGGACCGTATAATGGATGGCGACTCTGTGGACACAGTCATCATGGCAAACAAAGAAG GTTCTCCAATCCTAACAAACATGAACCTCTCGATCTCCACGCGGTACGCCACGAGCATGCAGCGTCTAGGCACCATGGTGCACCACTTGATAATGGAGCTG GACCCGTTCGACGAGCCACTAGTTTTCCGTCTAAAGAGCAGCAAAGAAGAAGTGATGGTGGCACCGCACCGGGAGTTCAGCATCATCGTCGTTCAGAGAGAGAAGGCCAATAAGAAACCCGCACCGAAGGTGAAGAAATAA